The Oryza brachyantha chromosome 7, ObraRS2, whole genome shotgun sequence genomic interval CACTGAAGACATCGACACGCAGAATATGCGTGCACGACTCAACCAAGACGTTAACATCAGACCGGTGCAAAGAGCAGGGGATCAAACCGGCAGAGAGCTTCAGCCAGGTAAAGCTGTCTGGATGCAAGACACAAATACCATGGCCTACACGCCGCTGCTGCATGACACACTGGCATCGTCTTCTTCCTAAGCCTCTCTCTGCTAAGTTGTTGAGTATACTTAACCAGCATGCATGAACCAGCAAGCACAGAATCATGTTTCcagcagcagaatcaacaactCTACACGCATGCTCTGATTGTTTCAGGCTTTCACCTACGGCTCATAAgccattgaaaaataaacgaaGGTACCAAAGATCTTTTATGCatgtattattaattaatggttaaaaaaactaatgctaaaaaatagagcatgatgaaaaatattctaaatcaatttcagaattaagttttaaaatttaaatttttggatgtaGCAGATAAGCAAACGACTAGAAGATGAGAGACAGGAATGCACATACGTCCATTGCTGTATGGACCTATAGGTTTACAGTAACTGCCTAACTGGTGGGCAGTTTAGCATGCAGACATGCTTCCAAGAATTGAAACTTAAATAGGAAATGGAAAGTACAATTGTTAGCATACACTATCTAGCGATGGTGCCGTGGTGGTGTGCGGTAAATCTGGCAACCACCGACTCCCCCAAATTCAAACATATGGGACCACTCACCGTTCTTTCTTTAAAAACTTAACACCAATCTctaattagatatgaattttaaaatagattctctATGTGCATATATGATGGTCTTAATTCCGTAATAACACACATATGGACATTTTACTAGTACTAACAGAAGCCAAGAGTGGAATAGTTGTAGTAGCAGCATATATAggaacaaaacatatatatcactCAGTTAAGAGTTCAGATCACCCATCAGGCTACAGAGGGGATTTAGCAACAACAGCACATATGATTCTCATTTGGTTACTCTGGTCCTTCAACATTGAATAATTAAAATCCAAATGAAAATCTAAGCAGCGGAGACATTTATATCCAGTTATCCAGGCAACAAGCTGATCTGACCAGATTGGAAATGAAGCTCCTAAACCCTGCAGGCATCTAAAATAagaacatttatttatttttttcaaacgtTTATGCCTGTATTCCATCGTATCACAGACTACTAATTTCTGTTAATTGTAGTAAGATTGCATATCAATCAAGCACAGAAGCAAACATTGTTATTTACCTCAATGCTTACAAGCTGCATTCAGGATCCCGGGGACTGAAAAAGCAGGCAATGACCTTGGAGTTCAGCAGCTTCAGTGCAAGGCCAGATTCGATACATCTCAGTGTCTTGTACTGATTAATGGAGCTGCCATGGCTAACCAATAGATCCATCAGAGCGTCAAACGCACCAGCTTCAACAAGCCGTATCTCCAGAGGCCCTATGGACTTCTCATGGGCTCTGCAACGCCGGTAGACGTAGTCCAGCGACTCCTCAATAGCAGCACAGCAGCTCTCAAGGAGCTGACAGTCAAGAGGGGTTGGGCTTTCATCATGGGTGGACTTGATCTCCCAGAACAACACGTAGTGGCCAGGGACAGTGGAAGTATCAGTGTAGCTAGTGTACTCCAGGAGGAGGTAATTTCGGTTCTCCAGGATTTTCTTAGCAGCAGTGATACTGTTGTGGAGATCCTCCTCGTTGGTCTTGTCAGTATCAATGCTGAGGATGACATTTCTCCggcaaataaatttgaattgtggAGCTTGGTTGTAGAAGCCTGTCACCTGAAGCACATCACCGACCCTATACCTGTAAAGACCTGGGTGAAAATAATTGTCAGTAAGAGGCATGTATTTGTGAGCTAGTGGCTTACATAATTTCCTAATATTTGCAGTGCAATGGTTtgtagttttattttgttttcctttacGTGAACTTACtacatctatatatttattatgctAATAAACAATAGTCAGTGAGCATAAATAATCTGTTTTACTTGTctaatcattaaaaataaattgaagcaAAGATAACTGACTGTTAACACATGTATTGTATTGtgaaaattaaagttttgattaaattatagtGCATATTAACattgtatataattaatttcaaGAAAGAGTTCTTTTAACATCTGGAGTAAAAGCTGATGTAGCTCTAAGTATAATTACATATGCTTAGTCCaagaaaacttttaaaaccatAATATAACTGCAGTTGTTCTTACCTGAAAATGTGGTAACTACAAGCTCATAGTAGCACCCAACCTTGACATCAACCAGGCCAACAAGCCTATCATTCTCTACCATCTCCTCGTGATCAGTCAACCTGAGGCCATCCTCTAATGGTATGAACTCAAAGTAAGCCATGTTTGGGAGGATGGTGTAAGAAACGTCAGCTGGGCTACACAGTGGCCTCAGATTGACACCGAAATAGCTTTCTGATGAAGCATACATCGTGCAGACCAATGGaatcccaccaccaccatagAATTCCAGCATGGGGATATACTGTGCCATTGTGCCCGTAAGAACAGCTTCGATATATTTAACATTGGGCCATAACCTGCCCAGAATTCCCTTCCATGATCCGCAGCTGCAGATTGCCTCAACCTGATCagctagctctgggttgggtgATGCCAGAAAGTCCAACATGGCCAAACGACATGCTGGGCTGGTGATACTGGGATTGAGCTGACCAATTCGTATGTCATTGACAAGGTCACACCAATGATGCTCAAGGAAGCTGATAGATCGAAGGAATGCTGAGGCAAAGACTGCTCCAATACGGAGAACATGCTGGCGTTCTACCAGGCCACAAAGCAGCTGGCAGTACATGCTCTGCTGGCTGTCAGGACAAAGAATGACCTCATCAGGACTGGTATAATTGTTGTACAAATCATGTTTGCGGTGAAGGAAATGAGGGCTCTTATAGTAGCTAGTGAGGACTGATCGAACCGGCATGCCAGAATTTGTCAGTGTTTCAGCTTTCGCAAAGAGAAGATACATAGCCTTCCCCTTATCAAGGCCTGATATGTACCTGCAGATTGGATTGTGACATAAATTGCCGTTCCAAGACATTCTGACTGGAAACTCTTGATAAACATATAGAAGGCGTGTGTTCGGCTGAAGATTAATAGTCAGGAACAAAAGCATTTAAGTTATATCTGGAGATGCCATTCCGTTTAGTCCAAAATTCAGGTACCATACTGAACATAATTACCTTTGAAAACATTAATAGTGGGGATCTTAGAAACACCAAAACAACCTGTGCATAACAGTAGGTTTGTTGTATGATGTAGGGAATGTATATCTGCATTGCCTGATACTTTGCTAAAACAGCAACCAAACATTTCAActtattttaaggtttttgAGCTGCAAGTCAGTGGCATATGTGGTAACTGTTGCCCAATGCTTTGTCTTGTAGCTGTAGTACTGGACCCAGGTTGTGTAGCTAACGCGAATAAtccaaaaatatgaaaacgtCAGAAACAGGAAGCATTCAAAGCAACCCCTCTTAGGATCTGTCAGTACAGCCCATTTTAACAAAACTTCATTTTCCAGTCGGTATCAAGTACCCATATAagtgtaaatatatatgactCTTAGTTCTTATTCAACTATCAGTTGACAGCAAATTGGTTAACGCAATAATCAGGTACTTAATCTCGTTACTTTTGAGAGAGTAAGAAGGCTAGGTAAATTGCAGAAAACAGATTAGGCATACAACTGAGCCCAGCACTGTAATGAAGTTGTTAGAACCACAtaaaatccataacaaaacaTAAGCTTACTTGCTCATGATAGGCATGATCAGGCTATAGAGGTAGGTTCGACGGTCAAGATCCTTTAAGATGGATGGCATCAATCTTGGTTCACCTTGCGAAGTCCCCGAACTACAAAATAATGATGTGGTTAGCATCAAAAGCATGGTCATTAAGTAAATAGCAGCAAGTACAATACATAGCAAGGCCTACTATTAAGTTCTATTAACACAGTAAAGCCTACTATTAACAGGAAGTTCTTTAAAGACAGTAAAGAGGGATAGGTTAAGGAGCGTGGATCGAACATTAGGATTTTTCTTCAAGAAGCAGTTGATATATACTACATGTTAATTAGTAAACTGATGTATCTCTTTAACCGTAAGTTCTTGTTAATTAGTAAACTGATGTATCTCTTTAACCGTAAGTTCTTTAAAGACAGTAAAGACAGATTAAGGAGAATGTATCAAATGTGAGGGTCTTTCAAGCAGATGATATAGACATGCAAATCAGTAAACTGACGTATCTCAGTTTGTTGGCAAGTTGCTATCTATTCTTTTGCAGGTGGTCCCTagttgtttattttagattgtGGTTGCTTATGATGGGTATATTCTGGGTCTGACTGTggaaattatttatcattatTCCTTTTGTTCTGCCTGATGCAAAATATTCACGTCTCTTCTGCATGTTCTTGAAAAATTATGTCCTCAAAGGTTGTATCAAGAGAAAATGTTTACATACTTTGgtggtaatatatttttaaaattttttatgtactttGCTAGTTTCTTCGGTCCTTCCATATAGAAAGGATAACTCAAAAAATCCTGAGTCAAGATAGCTTGTACAAATTgctatatagaaatatataaaattttatattagctGGTTTTCAAGAATAAATAGAATACAACATGATTTGACTTCATGACCATCttagctactccctccatcccaaaatggAAGCATTTCTagcatttaaatattttcccaaaatataagcatttctagcacTTTATAATACTACTTGTCCCATCAATCACTTGTCATTCAAGATTCTTACCATTTTATCCTCACCTATCCCCCCACTCACATgcattccttatttattaaaggacACCATAGTAATTTGTTCTTGACCTTAATCTTTGCTAAACaatctagaaatgcttatattctgggatggaggtagtatttagCAGAACAGTGCAATGAGCCTTGCAGAGTTGCAGGTTGAGAAGACTTTGTAACAAGACAGCGAGAGGAATCACAGCATGACATCCTCTTTTCACAAG includes:
- the LOC102704539 gene encoding probable indole-3-acetic acid-amido synthetase GH3.11 isoform X2, with amino-acid sequence MNGSRNISAFKRLVPVVTYDKVQQYILRIATGEDSSILCGEQIVELLRSSGTSQGEPRLMPSILKDLDRRTYLYSLIMPIMSKYISGLDKGKAMYLLFAKAETLTNSGMPVRSVLTSYYKSPHFLHRKHDLYNNYTSPDEVILCPDSQQSMYCQLLCGLVERQHVLRIGAVFASAFLRSISFLEHHWCDLVNDIRIGQLNPSITSPACRLAMLDFLASPNPELADQVEAICSCGSWKGILGRLWPNVKYIEAVLTGTMAQYIPMLEFYGGGGIPLVCTMYASSESYFGVNLRPLCSPADVSYTILPNMAYFEFIPLEDGLRLTDHEEMVENDRLVGLVDVKVGCYYELVVTTFSGLYRYRVGDVLQVTGFYNQAPQFKFICRRNVILSIDTDKTNEEDLHNSITAAKKILENRNYLLLEYTSYTDTSTVPGHYVLFWEIKSTHDESPTPLDCQLLESCCAAIEESLDYVYRRCRAHEKSIGPLEIRLVEAGAFDALMDLLVSHGSSINQYKTLRCIESGLALKLLNSKVIACFFSPRDPECSL
- the LOC102704539 gene encoding probable indole-3-acetic acid-amido synthetase GH3.11 isoform X1 — protein: MVTLSSRLPFRNNIDCNSAFVYNMDDTKLDCKGNDVLQELETLTVNAKEAQEFILTKILERNQATEYLSKFMNGSRNISAFKRLVPVVTYDKVQQYILRIATGEDSSILCGEQIVELLRSSGTSQGEPRLMPSILKDLDRRTYLYSLIMPIMSKYISGLDKGKAMYLLFAKAETLTNSGMPVRSVLTSYYKSPHFLHRKHDLYNNYTSPDEVILCPDSQQSMYCQLLCGLVERQHVLRIGAVFASAFLRSISFLEHHWCDLVNDIRIGQLNPSITSPACRLAMLDFLASPNPELADQVEAICSCGSWKGILGRLWPNVKYIEAVLTGTMAQYIPMLEFYGGGGIPLVCTMYASSESYFGVNLRPLCSPADVSYTILPNMAYFEFIPLEDGLRLTDHEEMVENDRLVGLVDVKVGCYYELVVTTFSGLYRYRVGDVLQVTGFYNQAPQFKFICRRNVILSIDTDKTNEEDLHNSITAAKKILENRNYLLLEYTSYTDTSTVPGHYVLFWEIKSTHDESPTPLDCQLLESCCAAIEESLDYVYRRCRAHEKSIGPLEIRLVEAGAFDALMDLLVSHGSSINQYKTLRCIESGLALKLLNSKVIACFFSPRDPECSL